In Phragmites australis chromosome 17, lpPhrAust1.1, whole genome shotgun sequence, the following are encoded in one genomic region:
- the LOC133896599 gene encoding glutamate receptor 2.8-like produces the protein MQIDPVRIMVPLTSDIRQGSGTISYVELHNSRVETEMASRTIIIFLLLFFNITAAQNATETGPGTLNVGVILNLQSLVGKTAHTSILMAMEDLYSVHSSYRTKLVLHVRDSSGDDIQAASAAVDLLENYNAQAIIGPQKSSEAIFVSYLGNKSRVPVISFTATSPTLSSDNVPYFLRATLNDVAQVNCIAALIKAYGWREVVPIYEDTDYGRGIIPYLADALQEFGASMPYRSAISELANNDQVEHELYKLMTMQTRVYIVHMSSATASVLFMKAKELGMMSEMYAWILTDGIANIASSLNPSILEAMNGALGVRFYVPESKELDDFTARWNKRFKQDNPNDPPSQLSIFGLWSYDTIWALAQAADKVSMANATFQKQRHMKNLTCFGTLGISTIGPKLLEAILHNKFRGRSGDFDLENRQLQSSIFQIINVVGRGSKQIGFWTAKHGIIRQLDQNGSKTIHLNSMPDLNSVTWPGEVYRVPKGWQIPTNGKKLRVGVRISGYPEFMKVERDPITNATTATGYAIDVFEEVLKQLPYAVPYEYVAFDNEGVKSGSYNDFVYQVHLGIYDAAIGDITIRYNRTSYADFTLPYTESGVAMIVPVKNDKNKNTWVFLKPLTTDLWFGSIAFFIYTGIVIWLLERRINNAELTGSFFRQLGIAIYFSFFADRERVDSILSRLVVIVWVFVLLVITSSYTANLSSILTVQQLQPTVTDVHELLRKGEYVGYHKGSYVRDLLEALGFDRRNIRAYETSDDFIDALSKGSKNGGISAVIHEVPYIKIFLADHCKGYTMVGPIYKSEGFGFAFPKRSPMVNDFSRAILSITEGDAIIQIEKKWIGDQHACENDGTIASSSSLNFKSFSGLFVVTGIASTSALLIALVMLLYKNKHKIRNSIGSDQIRRGCGLRHINERNQESTIDSNQIQNMQLTVPNSEDDTCQQEIELSTEFTSSGSEVQTSQEFASHGTTSSGLQRNDKSA, from the exons ATGCAAATTGACCCAGTCAGAATAATGGTACCGCTAACCAGTGATATAAGACAGGGCAGTGGTACCATAAGTTATGTAGAACTCCACAACTCGAGAGTCGAGACAGAGATGGCATCCAGGACCATTatcatcttcttgttgttgttcttCAATATCACAGCTGCTCAAAATGCCACTGAAACTGGGCCCGGCACACTAAATGTTGGAGTCATCCTCAATTTGCAGTCATTGGTGGGCAAAACTGCGCATACCAGCATTTTGATGGCCATGGAAGATTTATATTCAGTACACAGTAGCTACAGAACAAAGTTAGTTCTCCACGTAAGGGATTCCAGTGGAGATGACATCCAAGCCGCCTCAGCAG CGGTTGACCTGCTGGAGAATTATAATGCACAAGCGATAATTGGTCCCCAAAAATCTTCAGAGGCTATTTTTGTGTCTTATCTTGGAAACAAGAGTCGTGTTCCGGTCATCTCCTTCACTGCAACAAGCCCCACTCTTTCATCTGACAACGTGCCATATTTTCTGCGTGCAACATTAAATGATGTAGCTCAAGTGAATTGCATTGCTGCTCTCATTAAGGCCTATGGTTGGAGGGAAGTGGTACCCATCTACGAAGACACAGACTATGGTAGGGGAATTATACCATATCTGGCTGATGCTCTTCAAGAATTTGGAGCTTCTATGCCTTATCGCAGTGCAATCTCTGAATTAGCAAACAATGACCAAGTTGAGCATGAACTCTACAAGCTAATGACAATGCAAACAAGGGTCTATATTGTGCATATGTCATCTGCCACTGCCTCCGTTCTCTTCATGAAGGCCAAGGAGTTAGGAATGATGAGTGAAATGTATGCATGGATCTTGACAGATGGGATCGCAAATATTGCTAGTTCACTCAACCCTTCAATTCTTGAGGCAATGAATGGTGCACTTGGTGTGAGGTTCTATGTGCCTGAATCAAAGGAACTGGACGATTTCACTGCAAGATGGAACAAGAGGTTCAAACAAGACAACCCAAATGATCCACCATCTCAGCTAAGCATTTTTGGACTCTGGAGTTATGATACTATTTGGGCCTTGGCACAAGCAGCAGATAAAGTTAGCATGGCAAATGCCACATTTCAAAAGCAGCGACACATGAAGAACTTGACGTGTTTTGGAACACTGGGTATTTCTACAATTGGTCCAAAACTCCTAGAAGCAATCTTACATAATAAGTTCAGAGGCCGAAGTGGTGATTTTGACCTTGAAAATAGGCAGCTGCAATCTTCCATATTCCAGATAATTAATGTGGTGGGAAGAGGGTCAAAACAAATAGGCTTTTGGACAGCCAAGCATGGGATCATCAGGCAACTGGATCAAAATGGATCAAAAACAATACATCTAAACTCTATGCCTGACCTTAATTCAGTAACTTGGCCAGGAGAAGTATATAGAGTGCCTAAAGGATGGCAAATTCCTACTAATGGAAAGAAACTCCGAGTAGGTGTACGAATAAGCGGATATCCTGAGTTTATGAAGGTAGAAAGGGATCCTATCACCAATGCAACAACTGCCACCGGATATGCAATTGATGTTTTTGAAGAGGTGCTAAAGCAACTACCATATGCAGTACCATATGAATATGTAGCATTTGATAATGAAGGAGTAAAGTCCGGGAGCTATAATGATTTTGTCTACCAAGTTCATCTTGGG ATATATGATGCAGCAATCGGAGATATAACCATCAGGTACAATAGAACTTCCTATGCTGACTTCACACTACCTTACACTGAATCTGGGGTAGCAATGATTGTGCCAGTCAAGAATGACAAGAATAAGAATACATGGGTTTTCTTGAAGCCATTAACTACTGACTTGTGGTTTGGAAGCATCGCGTTCTTCATCTACACAGGGATTGTCATCTGGTTATTGGAGCGACGAATCAATAATGCTGAACTGACTGGCTCATTTTTCCGCCAGCTTGGGATAGcaatatatttttccttctttgccGATA GGGAGAGGGTGGACAGTATTTTGTCTAGATTGGTTGTCATTGTATGGGTCTTTGTACTTCTCGTGATTACGTCAAGTTATACGGCCAACCTATCATCAATTCTTACTGTGCAACAGCTTCAACCCACAGTGACTGATGTTCATGAACTCCTTCGAAAAGGAGAATATGTAGGCTATCATAAAGGTTCTTATGTGAGGGATCTATTAGAAGCCCTTGGTTTTGACAGAAGAAATATCAGGGCATATGAAACTTCAGATGATTTCATTGATGCACTCTCTAAAGGGAGCAAAAATGGTGGTATTTCTGCTGTCATACATGAAGTTCCAtatatcaaaatatttcttgcAGATCACTGCAAAGGATACACAATGGTCGGACCAATTTACAAGTCTGAAGGTTTTGGCTTT GCATTCCCCAAGAGATCGCCTATGGTCAACGACTTTTCTAGGGCAATCCTCAGCATAACAGAAGGGGACGCTATCATTCAGATAGAAAAGAAATGGATCGGAGATCAACATGCCTGTGAAAATGATGGTACCATCGCCAGCTCAAGTAGcctaaacttcaaaagctttTCAGGACTCTTTGTAGTCACAGGAATTGCTTCAACTTCTGCCCTTTTAATAGCCCTGGTGATGTTGCTCTACAAGAATAAGCACAAGATAAGGAACAGCATAGGTAGTGACCAGATTCGAAGAGGATGCGGACTACGACACATAAACGAGCGGAATCAAGAAAGTACAATAGATTCCAACCAGATACAGAACATGCAGTTGACCGTGCCAAATTCAGAAGATGATACCTGTCAACAAGAGATAGAACTATCCACAGAATTCACGAGCTCTGGTTCAGAAGTCCAAACAAGTCAAGAGTTTGCATCTCACGGGACAACAAGCAGTGGTTTACAGCGCAATGACAAGTCAGCCTGA
- the LOC133897739 gene encoding transcription initiation factor TFIID subunit 10-like, with protein MMGSNSGGGGGGPGGGMGPGMSGPVGGGCDGRHDDEAALTEFLSSLMDYTPTIPDELVEHYLGRSGFHCPDLRLTRLIAVATQKFLSDVASDSLQHCKARVAAPIKDNKSKQPKDRRLVLTMDDLSKALCEHGVNLKHPEYFADNPSAGMTPSTREE; from the exons ATGATGGGCAgcaacagcggcggcggcggtggaggccccGGCGGGGGCATGGGTCCGGGCATGAGCGGGCCTGTGGGTGGCGGATGTGACGGTCGGCACGACGACGAGGCTGCGCTCACCGagttcctctcctccctcatgGATTACACCCCCACG ATTCCCGACGAGCTGGTGGAGCACTATCTCGGCCGCAGCGGCTTCCACTGCCCCGACCTCCGCCT AACGAGACTGATTGCTGTAGCCACCCAGAAGTTCCTTTCGGACGTTGCAAGCGATTCTCTTCA GCACTGCAAAGCCAGGGTAGCAGCACCTATCAAAGACAATAAGAGCAAACAACCTAAG GATAGACGTCTTGTTTTAACAATGGATGATCTTTCTAAAGCCTTGTGTGAG CATGGTGTGAACTTGAAACACCCCGAGTACTTCGCAGACAACCCTTCAGCAGGGATGACTCCTTCAACAAGAGAGGAGTAG